In Microbacterium cremeum, a genomic segment contains:
- a CDS encoding PLD nuclease N-terminal domain-containing protein, with product MARGLLILALVAAIFWVFTIVDCAVQPPSRHRGVSKPVWILIVVLLPVLGGIMWLVVGRTRKSAVVARRAPDDDPEFLGRIGTISDQDERIRRLEEELAQLDAEDDDPRHLPDSGSVASAEAPADAATTADDDAPNSTPRAEPPAHPADGEDDTRGQRGAVG from the coding sequence ATGGCGAGGGGACTGTTGATACTGGCCCTGGTGGCGGCCATCTTCTGGGTCTTCACCATCGTCGACTGCGCCGTGCAGCCCCCGTCGCGTCACCGCGGCGTGAGCAAGCCGGTGTGGATCCTCATCGTCGTGCTGCTGCCGGTGCTCGGCGGCATCATGTGGCTCGTGGTGGGTCGCACCCGCAAGTCCGCCGTGGTCGCACGCCGCGCGCCCGACGACGATCCCGAGTTCCTCGGACGCATCGGCACGATCAGCGACCAGGACGAGCGCATCCGCCGCCTCGAAGAGGAGCTCGCGCAGCTCGACGCCGAAGACGACGACCCGCGTCACCTCCCCGACAGCGGTTCCGTGGCATCGGCCGAAGCGCCCGCCGACGCGGCGACCACCGCCGACGACGACGCGCCGAACTCGACCCCGCGCGCCGAGCCTCCGGCCCACCCGGCGGACGGCGAGGACGACACCCGCGGTCAGCGCGGAGCCGTCGGCTGA
- a CDS encoding thiamine pyrophosphate-binding protein, with protein MLCRLVELGVRHVVLSPGSRSQAPALVAAELERRGALRLHVRIDERVAGFTALGIGRETRMPAAVVCTSGTAVANLLPAALEAHHSGVPLLLLTADRPPELRGVGANQTTRQPGMFAPNMRFEADLPVPETLDPDGDSEQSAMLRAVAEEAVAAALGSGLRSPGPVHLNLPYREPLSGALPAWIGVPAPSSGATADDDPDATSSDAHGGAADAHGGAADPRAADPRAAELRAAAGDHPDAPSSDAHTAGDHHADAPSSEAHAGVAGPPAAETAWGASGALYQGGGGIGEADVAAEPDGDPLVLVRGPRTVVLAGADAGPDAEALAHAGGWPLIAEIVSGARFGRHLVHGYRELLRDPRLGGRIERVVALGHPTLSRETAALLADPQVEVIALRGPGEPLNLNGTTAAVDAVAVAPGDPDREWLGDWMRASRAASVDLAPAAPDADGLASAVPGERLGAIANELAAIRAPLDRAAVVDAVWRATWPHDRLVFGSSRLVRVADAVLAGKKVPVHANRGLAGIDGTVATATGIAVASQSDGRPGVTRVLLGDLALLHDAGALLLPPDEDEPRLQVVVGNDGGGTIFDGLEVAAVAGRDARDRVLYTPQAVELEQLALAYGWEHHRVTTRAALDQVLTSPVRGRQLIEVPLNR; from the coding sequence CTGCTCTGCCGGCTGGTCGAGCTGGGCGTGCGGCACGTCGTGCTGAGCCCCGGGTCGCGATCCCAGGCGCCCGCCCTCGTCGCGGCCGAGCTCGAGCGGCGCGGCGCGCTGCGCCTGCACGTGCGCATCGACGAGCGGGTCGCCGGTTTCACCGCCCTCGGCATCGGACGGGAGACACGGATGCCGGCGGCCGTGGTCTGCACGTCGGGCACCGCGGTCGCCAACCTGCTGCCGGCGGCGCTCGAAGCGCACCACTCGGGGGTTCCGCTGCTGCTGCTGACCGCGGACCGCCCGCCCGAGCTACGGGGCGTGGGCGCGAATCAGACCACGCGACAGCCGGGCATGTTCGCGCCGAACATGCGGTTCGAGGCAGACCTCCCCGTGCCCGAGACCCTGGACCCCGACGGCGACTCCGAGCAGAGCGCCATGCTGCGCGCCGTCGCCGAGGAGGCGGTCGCCGCCGCTCTCGGCTCGGGCCTGCGCTCGCCAGGGCCGGTGCACCTCAACCTGCCCTACCGCGAGCCGCTGTCGGGTGCGCTCCCGGCCTGGATCGGGGTACCCGCGCCGTCGTCCGGCGCGACCGCCGACGACGATCCCGACGCGACTTCGTCGGACGCGCACGGCGGAGCGGCGGACGCGCACGGCGGAGCGGCCGACCCGCGAGCGGCCGACCCGCGAGCGGCCGAGCTCCGCGCGGCCGCCGGCGACCACCCCGACGCACCTTCGTCGGACGCGCACACTGCCGGCGATCACCACGCCGACGCGCCGTCGTCGGAGGCGCACGCCGGAGTGGCCGGCCCGCCCGCGGCCGAGACGGCGTGGGGGGCATCCGGTGCGCTCTATCAAGGCGGTGGCGGGATCGGCGAGGCCGATGTCGCGGCTGAGCCCGACGGAGATCCGCTCGTGCTCGTGCGCGGGCCGCGAACGGTCGTGCTCGCCGGGGCGGATGCCGGTCCCGACGCCGAAGCGCTCGCCCATGCGGGCGGCTGGCCGCTCATCGCGGAGATCGTCAGCGGCGCCCGGTTCGGGCGACACCTCGTGCACGGCTACCGCGAGCTGCTGCGCGATCCCCGGCTCGGCGGCCGGATCGAGCGGGTGGTGGCGCTCGGACACCCCACGCTCAGCCGTGAGACGGCGGCCCTGCTCGCCGACCCGCAGGTCGAGGTGATCGCGCTTCGTGGTCCGGGCGAGCCGCTCAACCTCAATGGCACGACCGCCGCCGTCGACGCGGTCGCGGTGGCGCCGGGCGACCCCGATCGCGAATGGCTGGGCGACTGGATGCGGGCCTCGCGCGCGGCATCCGTCGATCTGGCGCCCGCCGCTCCCGACGCCGACGGGCTCGCGTCGGCGGTGCCGGGGGAGCGTCTCGGGGCGATCGCGAACGAGCTCGCGGCGATCCGCGCACCTCTGGACCGCGCCGCCGTGGTCGACGCGGTGTGGCGGGCGACCTGGCCGCACGACCGGCTCGTGTTCGGCTCGTCGCGGCTCGTACGCGTGGCCGACGCGGTGCTTGCGGGCAAGAAGGTGCCGGTGCACGCGAACCGCGGTCTCGCGGGCATCGACGGCACGGTCGCCACGGCGACGGGGATCGCGGTCGCGAGCCAGTCCGACGGACGCCCGGGCGTGACCCGCGTGCTGCTCGGCGACCTCGCGCTGCTGCACGACGCCGGAGCGCTGCTGCTGCCGCCGGACGAGGACGAGCCGCGGCTGCAGGTGGTCGTCGGCAACGACGGCGGCGGCACGATCTTCGACGGACTCGAGGTGGCGGCCGTCGCCGGCCGTGACGCGCGGGATCGCGTGCTGTACACGCCGCAGGCCGTGGAGCTCGAGCAGCTCGCGCTCGCGTACGGCTGGGAGCATCACCGCGTCACGACGCGCGCGGCGCTCGACCAGGTGCTGACCTCGCCGGTGCGCGGTCGCCAGCTCATCGAGGTCCCGCTCAACCGCTGA
- a CDS encoding ATP-binding cassette domain-containing protein yields MTFRPGPLRAAAVLAAGFVVVRVVYRVLFHGADGDGAVLLALPELRLPPPFAHVVMLGPVTTDGLADAAASALPIALGIVAFGLVNSLVDVARLLARASRRGPLRGLARTLAIAWATLPSLADGARAVRFAQRLRGERGGVRMLMPLLQRTLERAGNVAAALELRGFAGRGLDGDCRAAVEAHGVALGYGGTTDAAPVVDVPSLTLEPGSLTLLSGATGSGKSTVLRALAGLHEHVDGGWAVGSLRVVGHDRGAVPPRDLAQRVGVVLQHPRDAFATDRVRDEIGLALELRGVAPVIVGARVAETASRVGIAELLDRPTRGLSAGEATLVAIAAAIVEHPILLLVDEPLADLDADARVRVAGLLDRLAHEAGLCVVVAEHRVEPIAPYADLRLRVEDGTVVEAPDEDGTVVEAPDEAEVRAAHRLRAAPSRSPQGEPALRAAAVTVRHRDVVAVDNATLELFAGEIAVLAGPNGAGKSSLLAALALPSRAGHVDAAGRVALVPDASDDLFVYDTVAAECRRADRRAAKPRELARRAHSGGELRRDDERFPHRDPHLHGRRQLGAAAAGVTAARFAGFLGLDPAGPEFAARLARHPRDLSVGERRCLALAIQLAGDPAVLLVDEPTRGLDPAARGLVWRALRGLAGTGTAVLVASHEPEAAALADRALRMEAGMLPAAGTAAPRATTPPESHVIPRVTGSRSDPRRAQEELWTAPDRAGAAPRAVSPPRADSPPRAVSPPRAVSPPRAGAAPRERVAAGPPWDAADAASVSSRSLTPPDARAARGRTAERARTPQVEAELWHTRAPVAAGRLSPFALAAANLVALAAFCWPLVASAVPEQAHAAVPVVALALAPLAALVVVATLDDTVRSAHLLALLGTLAAIGAAVRIASTGVGGVEAVFILLILAGRAFGARFGLLLGMATIALSTLITGTFGPWTPFQMFACAWVGAVAGLLPRRIGPAAEIAMLCVYGVAASYAFGLLMNLWFWPFAVGYGTGISYAPGGPIGTNLTSFVLYSLVTSTLTWDTLRAITSVAGILVIGRAVLAALRRAKPLTRPHRALAPQRAAALQ; encoded by the coding sequence ATGACGTTCCGGCCCGGTCCCCTGCGCGCCGCGGCGGTGCTCGCCGCGGGGTTCGTGGTGGTCCGGGTCGTATACCGCGTCCTCTTCCACGGCGCCGACGGCGACGGAGCGGTGCTGCTGGCGCTGCCCGAGCTGCGCCTGCCGCCGCCGTTCGCGCACGTCGTGATGCTCGGCCCCGTCACGACGGACGGGCTGGCGGATGCCGCCGCGAGCGCCCTGCCGATCGCTCTGGGCATCGTCGCGTTCGGGCTCGTGAACTCGCTCGTCGACGTCGCGCGCCTGCTGGCCCGCGCGTCGCGCCGCGGACCGCTGCGCGGACTCGCCCGCACCCTCGCGATCGCGTGGGCGACGCTCCCGTCACTCGCCGACGGCGCCCGGGCGGTGCGGTTCGCCCAGCGTCTGCGCGGTGAGCGCGGCGGGGTGCGGATGCTGATGCCGCTGCTGCAGCGCACCCTCGAGCGGGCCGGAAACGTCGCCGCCGCCCTCGAACTGCGCGGCTTCGCCGGGCGCGGGCTCGACGGCGACTGCCGCGCGGCAGTCGAGGCGCACGGGGTCGCACTCGGGTACGGCGGCACGACGGATGCCGCGCCCGTCGTCGACGTGCCGTCGCTGACGCTCGAACCGGGCTCGCTCACACTGCTGTCGGGGGCCACGGGCTCGGGGAAATCCACCGTGCTGCGGGCCCTCGCCGGGCTGCACGAGCATGTCGACGGCGGCTGGGCCGTCGGCTCGCTGCGCGTGGTCGGGCACGACCGCGGTGCGGTCCCGCCGCGCGACCTCGCGCAGCGCGTCGGCGTCGTGCTGCAGCATCCGCGCGACGCCTTCGCGACCGATCGCGTGCGCGATGAGATCGGCCTGGCGCTGGAACTGCGGGGGGTCGCACCCGTGATCGTCGGCGCCCGCGTCGCCGAGACGGCGTCGCGCGTGGGCATCGCGGAGCTGCTCGACCGGCCCACCCGCGGGCTCTCCGCCGGCGAGGCGACGCTAGTCGCGATCGCCGCCGCGATCGTCGAGCACCCGATCCTGCTGCTCGTGGACGAGCCGCTGGCCGACCTCGACGCCGACGCCCGCGTCCGGGTGGCGGGACTGCTCGATCGGCTCGCGCACGAGGCCGGCCTGTGCGTCGTGGTCGCCGAGCATCGCGTCGAGCCGATCGCGCCGTACGCGGACCTGCGGCTGCGGGTCGAGGACGGAACCGTGGTCGAGGCCCCGGACGAGGACGGCACCGTGGTCGAGGCCCCGGACGAGGCGGAGGTGCGCGCGGCGCACCGTCTGCGTGCGGCCCCGAGCCGGTCGCCGCAAGGCGAGCCCGCCCTCCGCGCCGCGGCGGTCACGGTACGACACCGGGACGTCGTCGCGGTCGACAACGCGACGCTCGAGCTGTTCGCGGGCGAGATCGCGGTGCTCGCGGGACCGAACGGCGCCGGCAAGTCGAGCCTGCTCGCGGCGCTGGCGCTTCCCTCGCGGGCAGGGCACGTCGATGCCGCGGGGCGCGTGGCTTTGGTTCCGGATGCCTCGGACGACCTGTTCGTGTACGACACCGTCGCCGCGGAGTGCCGACGCGCCGACCGCCGCGCCGCGAAGCCGAGGGAGCTCGCGCGGCGCGCCCACTCGGGTGGCGAGCTGCGCCGGGACGACGAGCGCTTCCCTCACCGTGATCCTCATCTCCACGGACGCCGTCAGCTCGGGGCTGCGGCGGCGGGGGTGACTGCGGCGCGGTTCGCCGGGTTCCTCGGGCTCGACCCCGCCGGCCCCGAGTTCGCGGCGCGCCTGGCGCGGCATCCGCGTGATCTCTCCGTCGGCGAGCGGCGGTGCCTGGCGCTCGCGATCCAGCTCGCGGGCGACCCGGCCGTGCTGCTCGTGGACGAGCCGACCCGAGGTCTCGACCCGGCCGCGCGCGGCTTGGTGTGGCGGGCTCTCCGCGGGCTGGCCGGCACCGGAACCGCCGTGCTCGTCGCCTCGCACGAGCCCGAGGCCGCCGCCCTCGCCGACCGCGCGCTGCGAATGGAGGCGGGGATGCTCCCGGCCGCGGGCACCGCGGCGCCGCGTGCCACAACTCCGCCTGAATCACACGTCATCCCCCGTGTCACCGGCTCCCGCTCGGACCCGCGCCGGGCTCAGGAGGAGTTGTGGACCGCGCCGGACCGGGCGGGCGCCGCCCCGCGGGCGGTCTCGCCCCCGCGCGCGGACTCGCCCCCGCGCGCGGTCTCGCCACCGCGGGCGGTCTCGCCACCGCGGGCGGGGGCGGCGCCACGCGAGCGGGTGGCGGCGGGGCCACCGTGGGACGCGGCAGACGCGGCATCCGTCAGCAGCCGGTCACTTACTCCGCCTGACGCGCGCGCGGCGCGTGGACGCACGGCGGAGAGGGCGCGCACACCCCAGGTCGAGGCGGAGTTATGGCACACCCGCGCGCCGGTCGCCGCCGGCCGGCTGTCGCCGTTCGCGCTGGCGGCGGCCAACCTCGTCGCCCTCGCGGCCTTCTGCTGGCCGCTCGTGGCGTCCGCCGTGCCCGAGCAGGCCCACGCGGCCGTCCCGGTGGTCGCGCTCGCGCTCGCGCCGCTCGCCGCACTGGTGGTCGTCGCGACCCTCGACGACACGGTGCGCAGCGCTCATCTCCTGGCGCTCCTCGGCACGCTCGCCGCGATCGGCGCGGCCGTGCGCATCGCGAGCACCGGGGTGGGCGGCGTGGAGGCGGTCTTCATCCTGCTGATCCTCGCCGGGCGCGCGTTCGGCGCACGGTTCGGGCTGCTGCTCGGGATGGCGACGATCGCCTTGTCGACCCTGATCACCGGGACCTTCGGACCCTGGACCCCTTTCCAGATGTTCGCGTGCGCGTGGGTCGGCGCCGTCGCAGGCCTCCTCCCCCGCCGCATCGGCCCCGCGGCCGAGATCGCGATGCTGTGCGTCTACGGCGTCGCCGCATCGTACGCGTTCGGGCTGCTGATGAACCTCTGGTTCTGGCCGTTCGCGGTCGGGTACGGCACCGGCATCTCGTACGCTCCCGGCGGCCCGATCGGCACGAACCTCACGAGCTTCGTGCTGTACTCGCTCGTGACCTCGACGCTCACGTGGGACACGCTCCGCGCGATCACCTCGGTCGCCGGCATCCTCGTCATCGGCCGTGCCGTGCTCGCCGCGCTGCGCCGCGCGAAGCCGCTCACCCGGCCGCACCGGGCGCTGGCGCCGCAGCGCGCCGCGGCCTTACAGTGA
- a CDS encoding polyphosphate kinase 2 family protein → MIAKSQRHWTGDVQDLLRAGDGFALADVDPRATPGYEQDKVQAAEDLEAGVAQLSEYQERLYARSRVDATHASVLLVLQAMDSAGKGGIIRHVVGAVDPQGIDLAAFKKPTPEELEHDFLWRIERRLPEPGIIGVFDRSHYEDVLIGRVRRLAPADEIERRYGAINEFEKRVTDAGTRVVKVMLHISPEEQKERLMERLDRPDKHWKYNPGDVDERELWPQYMAAYQTVFERTSTTYAPWYVVPADRKWYARLAVQHLLLEALEDIDPQWPAATFDVAVEKQRLAAS, encoded by the coding sequence ATGATCGCCAAGAGCCAGAGGCACTGGACCGGAGACGTGCAAGACCTGCTGCGTGCCGGGGACGGGTTCGCGCTCGCCGACGTCGACCCGCGCGCGACTCCGGGATACGAGCAGGACAAGGTGCAGGCCGCCGAAGATCTCGAGGCGGGGGTCGCGCAGCTCAGCGAGTACCAGGAGCGCCTGTACGCCCGCAGCCGCGTCGATGCCACGCACGCCTCCGTCCTGCTGGTGCTGCAGGCGATGGACTCGGCCGGCAAGGGCGGCATCATCCGCCACGTCGTCGGAGCCGTCGATCCGCAGGGCATCGACCTGGCGGCGTTCAAGAAGCCGACGCCCGAAGAGCTCGAGCACGATTTCCTGTGGCGCATCGAGCGCCGCCTGCCCGAGCCCGGCATCATCGGGGTCTTCGACCGCTCGCACTACGAGGACGTCCTGATCGGCCGCGTGCGCCGGCTCGCGCCGGCCGACGAGATCGAGCGCCGGTACGGGGCGATCAACGAGTTCGAGAAGCGCGTGACGGATGCCGGGACCCGCGTCGTGAAAGTCATGCTGCACATCTCGCCCGAGGAGCAGAAGGAGCGGCTCATGGAGCGGCTCGACCGCCCCGACAAGCACTGGAAGTACAACCCGGGCGACGTCGACGAGCGCGAGCTCTGGCCGCAGTACATGGCCGCGTACCAGACGGTGTTCGAGCGCACCTCGACCACGTATGCGCCGTGGTACGTCGTGCCCGCCGACCGCAAGTGGTACGCGCGGCTCGCGGTGCAGCACCTGCTGCTCGAGGCGCTCGAAGACATCGACCCGCAGTGGCCCGCGGCGACCTTCGACGTCGCCGTCGAGAAGCAGCGCCTCGCCGCGAGCTGA
- a CDS encoding DUF4229 domain-containing protein translates to MKARSAIVYSVLRLLAFLVPFGVLMLFPVMQTYYWLAAIFAALIGLSLSILFLRKPLDDVTAGLAERRTQSRTAVSDEEAEDAAADAAASDEPDRP, encoded by the coding sequence GTGAAAGCACGCTCTGCCATCGTCTACTCGGTGCTGCGGCTGCTGGCGTTCCTCGTGCCGTTCGGCGTCCTGATGCTGTTCCCGGTCATGCAGACGTACTACTGGCTCGCCGCGATCTTCGCCGCGCTCATCGGGCTGAGCCTGTCGATCCTGTTCCTGCGCAAGCCGCTCGACGACGTGACAGCGGGCCTCGCCGAGCGCCGCACCCAGTCGCGCACCGCCGTCAGCGACGAAGAGGCCGAGGATGCCGCGGCCGACGCCGCCGCGTCGGACGAGCCCGACCGCCCCTGA
- a CDS encoding VOC family protein: MLSIGSIVLTVEDIDRAGAFWRAALGYVNRSEPSEEWVILDPPGKANWAAPGASLALSVTGYPQHYPPRIHLDLYADDQAAEIERLRGLGARDVDWDDYPDDADWVVLEDTEGNRFCVVQTGPSPQS; encoded by the coding sequence ATGCTGAGCATCGGATCGATCGTGCTGACCGTCGAAGACATCGACCGTGCTGGCGCCTTCTGGCGCGCGGCCCTCGGGTACGTGAACCGCAGCGAGCCGAGCGAGGAGTGGGTGATCCTCGATCCGCCCGGCAAGGCGAACTGGGCGGCGCCGGGCGCCAGCCTCGCGCTGTCGGTGACGGGGTATCCGCAGCACTACCCGCCCCGCATCCACCTCGACCTCTACGCCGACGACCAAGCCGCCGAGATCGAGCGGCTGCGCGGACTCGGCGCACGCGACGTCGACTGGGACGACTACCCCGACGACGCCGACTGGGTCGTGCTCGAAGACACCGAGGGCAATCGGTTCTGCGTCGTGCAGACGGGTCCGTCCCCGCAGTCCTGA
- a CDS encoding 1,4-dihydroxy-2-naphthoate polyprenyltransferase — MAGTSSKKRKNAGPKKKASRGNPQKVREPRDPARVAPATARDWIAAARLRTLPLAITPVLIGTGAAILAADLFHWVIALFCLIVSVSLQIGVNYANDYSDGIRGTDDHRVGPARLTASRRAKPRTVLLVALAFFALAALAGLAITIRTQQWWLIAVGAVCLLAAWFYTGGKRPYGYYGLGELFVFVFFGLVATLGTTWVQAFILPQEAWFGGVGAGLLACAVLLANNLRDIDQDRAARKRTLTVLIGRTATRWLFTVFVLAAFGIAVFLALFYPIAWLTLLALLAGLPAILIVWTYRDPKELVVALGLTSLTSVAYGAFLMWAFIG; from the coding sequence GTGGCAGGAACCTCCAGCAAGAAGCGCAAGAACGCCGGCCCGAAGAAGAAGGCGTCGCGTGGCAACCCGCAGAAGGTGCGCGAACCGCGCGATCCCGCGCGCGTGGCCCCGGCGACGGCGCGCGACTGGATCGCTGCCGCTCGGCTGCGGACGCTCCCGCTCGCGATCACCCCGGTGCTGATCGGCACCGGGGCGGCGATCCTCGCGGCGGATCTCTTCCACTGGGTGATCGCGCTGTTCTGTCTCATCGTGTCGGTGTCGTTGCAGATCGGCGTCAACTACGCCAACGACTACAGCGACGGCATCCGGGGCACCGACGACCACCGGGTCGGACCCGCGCGTCTCACGGCGTCGCGCCGGGCCAAGCCTCGCACGGTGCTCCTGGTCGCACTGGCGTTCTTCGCGCTCGCGGCGCTCGCGGGCCTGGCGATCACGATCCGCACGCAGCAGTGGTGGCTCATCGCCGTCGGCGCCGTGTGCCTCCTCGCCGCGTGGTTCTACACCGGCGGCAAGCGACCGTACGGGTACTACGGCCTCGGCGAGCTGTTCGTGTTCGTCTTCTTCGGGCTCGTCGCGACGCTCGGCACCACGTGGGTGCAGGCCTTCATCCTGCCCCAGGAGGCGTGGTTCGGGGGTGTCGGGGCGGGCCTCCTCGCGTGCGCGGTGCTGCTGGCGAACAACCTGCGCGACATCGACCAGGACCGCGCCGCCCGCAAGCGCACGCTGACGGTGCTGATCGGCCGCACCGCGACGCGCTGGCTGTTCACGGTGTTCGTGCTCGCGGCGTTCGGCATCGCGGTCTTCCTCGCGCTGTTCTACCCGATCGCGTGGCTGACGCTGCTCGCACTGCTGGCCGGGCTCCCGGCGATCCTGATCGTGTGGACCTACCGCGACCCGAAGGAGCTCGTCGTCGCCCTCGGCCTCACGTCGCTGACCTCGGTCGCCTACGGCGCGTTCCTCATGTGGGCGTTCATCGGCTGA
- a CDS encoding 1,4-dihydroxy-2-naphthoyl-CoA synthase — translation MSVSELFDEDEWTTAPGSPAGGYTDITSHVSKDGRIARIAFDRPEVRNAFRPHTVDELYRALDLARQDPRIGVVLLTGNGPSPKDGGWAFCSGGDQRIRGRDGYKYSEDEASVPAEQHARAGRLHILEVQRLIRFMPKVVIAVIPGWAAGGGHSLHVVCDLSIASAEHGRFKQTDADVGSFDAGYGSAYFARQIGQKFAREVFFLAEEYSAQRAHEMGAVNRVVPHADLEREAVAMARTILTKSPTAIRMLKFAFNAVDDGLVGQQVFAGEATRLAYGTDEAVEGRDAFLEKRDPDWSPYPWHF, via the coding sequence GTGAGCGTTTCGGAGCTGTTCGACGAGGACGAGTGGACGACGGCGCCGGGATCGCCCGCGGGCGGGTACACCGACATCACCTCCCACGTGTCGAAGGACGGTCGCATCGCCCGCATCGCGTTCGACCGGCCCGAGGTGCGCAACGCCTTCCGCCCCCACACCGTCGACGAGCTGTACCGCGCGCTCGACCTCGCGCGGCAGGACCCCCGCATCGGCGTCGTGCTGCTCACGGGCAACGGCCCCAGCCCGAAGGACGGCGGCTGGGCGTTCTGCTCGGGCGGCGACCAGCGCATCCGCGGCCGCGACGGGTACAAATACTCCGAGGACGAGGCATCCGTTCCCGCTGAACAGCACGCGCGGGCGGGGCGCCTGCACATCCTCGAGGTGCAGCGGCTCATCCGCTTCATGCCCAAGGTCGTGATCGCCGTGATCCCGGGGTGGGCCGCGGGCGGGGGGCACTCGCTCCATGTGGTGTGCGACCTGTCGATCGCGTCGGCCGAGCACGGCCGGTTCAAGCAGACCGATGCCGATGTCGGCTCGTTCGACGCCGGCTACGGGTCGGCGTACTTCGCCCGCCAGATCGGGCAGAAGTTCGCGCGCGAGGTGTTCTTCCTCGCCGAGGAGTACTCGGCGCAGCGCGCGCACGAGATGGGCGCGGTCAACCGCGTCGTGCCGCACGCCGACCTCGAGCGCGAGGCGGTCGCGATGGCCCGCACGATCCTGACGAAGTCGCCGACCGCGATCCGCATGCTGAAGTTCGCGTTCAACGCCGTCGACGACGGGCTCGTCGGGCAGCAGGTGTTCGCGGGCGAGGCCACACGGCTGGCCTACGGCACGGACGAGGCCGTCGAAGGACGCGACGCGTTCCTCGAGAAGCGCGACCCGGACTGGTCGCCCTACCCCTGGCACTTCTGA
- a CDS encoding AMP-binding protein encodes MRLEPVLGDDPREILRGLRGALHGAGPALALGLVGDLPGEVRAGTAVVVTTSGSTGVPKSVVLSRDALTASALATTDRIGDGAWLLALPASYVAGLQVLVRSLVADREPAILSGAFTPQAFAAAALMMVSTEHGERVPTFTSLVPAQLSKLLDAAEHDSAVAAALRSFETILVGGQALPAAMLERAEAAGVRVVRTYGSTETSGGCVYDGVPLRGVRVRIERGEVQVAGPVLADGYLGDAELTVSTAPALAVGVPGGAVGSVRPAAFFRDADGTRWYRTGDAGLFDDGVLRVRGRIDNVIVSGGVNVSLDRVERIVRTIPGLDEAVVVGVPDARWGEASVIVASRGEALRRSEAVQLEEARAAVQHEIGPHARPSRLVLVDELETLPSGKPDREAIRRAVLALH; translated from the coding sequence ATGAGGCTCGAGCCCGTCCTCGGCGACGACCCGCGCGAGATCCTGCGGGGCCTCCGCGGTGCGCTGCACGGCGCCGGCCCCGCGCTCGCGCTGGGGCTGGTCGGCGATCTCCCCGGGGAGGTGCGGGCAGGCACCGCCGTCGTGGTCACCACGTCGGGGTCGACCGGGGTGCCCAAGAGCGTCGTCCTCAGCCGCGATGCCCTGACCGCGAGCGCGCTGGCGACCACCGACCGCATCGGCGACGGCGCGTGGCTGCTGGCGCTGCCGGCGAGCTACGTCGCGGGACTCCAGGTGCTGGTGCGCTCGCTCGTCGCCGACCGCGAGCCCGCGATCCTCTCGGGCGCCTTCACCCCGCAGGCGTTCGCCGCGGCCGCGCTCATGATGGTGTCGACCGAGCACGGTGAGCGCGTTCCGACCTTCACGTCACTCGTGCCCGCCCAGCTCTCGAAGCTCCTCGACGCCGCGGAGCACGACTCGGCGGTGGCGGCCGCGCTGCGCTCGTTCGAGACGATCCTGGTGGGCGGCCAGGCGCTCCCGGCCGCGATGCTCGAGCGCGCCGAGGCCGCGGGTGTCCGCGTCGTGCGCACGTACGGCTCCACCGAGACCAGCGGCGGCTGCGTGTACGACGGGGTTCCGCTGCGCGGCGTGCGCGTGCGCATCGAGCGCGGCGAGGTGCAGGTGGCCGGTCCGGTGCTCGCCGACGGGTACCTCGGTGATGCGGAGCTGACGGTGTCCACGGCCCCGGCGCTCGCTGTCGGCGTGCCGGGCGGAGCCGTCGGCAGCGTCAGGCCGGCCGCGTTCTTCCGCGATGCCGACGGCACGCGGTGGTATCGCACCGGCGACGCCGGGCTCTTCGACGACGGCGTGCTGCGGGTGCGGGGCCGCATCGACAACGTCATCGTCTCGGGCGGCGTCAACGTCTCGCTCGACCGCGTCGAGCGCATCGTCCGTACGATCCCGGGACTCGACGAGGCCGTCGTGGTCGGGGTTCCCGACGCGCGGTGGGGCGAGGCATCCGTCATCGTCGCCAGCCGCGGCGAGGCCCTTCGCCGCAGCGAGGCCGTGCAGCTCGAAGAGGCCCGCGCCGCCGTGCAGCACGAGATCGGACCGCACGCTCGCCCGTCGCGCCTCGTGCTGGTGGACGAGCTCGAGACGCTGCCCTCGGGCAAGCCCGACCGCGAGGCCATCCGCCGCGCGGTGCTCGCCCTGCATTGA